From a single Fusobacterium pseudoperiodonticum genomic region:
- a CDS encoding SDR family NAD(P)-dependent oxidoreductase — protein sequence MKKILITGASSGIGKELAKILANRTKELFLLARSIDKLELLKKDLEEKNPSLKCECIKYDLSDIENLDKIIENYDIDLLINCAGFGKITDFSKLSDKEDLDTINVNFISPMLLTKKYSEKFLQKGQGIILNVCSTAALYQHPYMAIYSSTKSALLHYSLALDEELHNKNKNVRVLSVCPGPTASNFFDKDIQAKFGSSQKFMMSSEDVAKRIIRIIEKKKRFSIIGFRNKLSMFLLNLLPASLQLRLVGSILKKVIK from the coding sequence ATGAAAAAAATTTTAATAACAGGTGCAAGCTCTGGTATAGGAAAAGAACTTGCAAAGATTTTAGCAAACAGAACAAAAGAACTTTTTTTACTAGCAAGATCTATAGATAAGTTAGAACTTTTAAAAAAAGACTTAGAAGAAAAAAATCCTTCACTAAAATGTGAATGTATAAAATATGATTTAAGTGATATAGAGAATTTAGATAAAATAATTGAAAATTACGATATAGATTTACTTATTAATTGTGCAGGCTTTGGAAAGATTACAGATTTTTCAAAATTAAGTGATAAGGAAGATTTAGATACTATCAATGTAAATTTTATCTCTCCTATGTTACTGACAAAAAAATATTCTGAAAAATTTTTACAAAAGGGACAAGGAATAATTTTAAATGTCTGTTCAACTGCTGCCCTATATCAACATCCCTATATGGCGATATATAGCTCAACTAAGTCAGCTCTTTTACATTACTCTTTAGCACTTGATGAAGAGCTACATAATAAAAATAAGAATGTGAGAGTTCTATCTGTCTGTCCTGGTCCAACTGCAAGTAACTTTTTTGATAAGGACATACAAGCAAAATTTGGAAGCTCACAAAAATTTATGATGAGTTCTGAAGATGTAGCTAAAAGAATTATAAGGATAATTGAAAAGAAAAAAAGATTTTCTATAATAGGTTTTAGAAATAAACTTTCTATGTTTTTACTAAATCTTTTACCTGCTTCTTTACAATTAAGACTAGTAGGCTCAATATTAAAAAAGGTGATTAAATGA
- a CDS encoding ExbD/TolR family protein yields the protein MKLDRIKRRSGGTLILEITPLIDVVFLLLIFFMLATTFDERSAFKIELPKSTVAKTKSTLKEVQVLVDKDKNVYIKYTNNSGKTETEELELSTFVDFVSEKLETSESKDVVVSADKDIDYGFIVEIMSLLKEAGASGINIDTNSTK from the coding sequence ATGAAATTAGATAGAATAAAGAGAAGAAGTGGTGGAACATTGATACTAGAAATTACTCCACTTATAGACGTAGTTTTCCTTCTACTTATCTTCTTTATGTTGGCAACAACTTTCGATGAAAGGTCTGCTTTTAAAATAGAGCTTCCTAAATCAACTGTTGCAAAAACAAAGAGTACTTTGAAGGAAGTTCAAGTTCTAGTGGATAAAGATAAAAATGTTTATATAAAATATACTAATAATTCAGGAAAGACTGAAACTGAGGAGTTAGAATTATCAACTTTTGTTGATTTTGTATCGGAAAAACTTGAGACTTCTGAAAGTAAAGATGTAGTAGTCTCAGCTGATAAAGATATTGATTATGGTTTTATTGTTGAAATTATGAGCTTATTAAAAGAAGCAGGAGCAAGTGGTATAAATATAGATACTAACAGTACAAAGTAG
- a CDS encoding glycosyltransferase family 21 protein: MIELFYFLLTITIILLILKLFFSFAYFYKIDKLEKTVIDEKKYTVLQPILSGDPRLEEDLKANLKNTTDMNFIWLVDKSDKVAINTVESILKDKNYSNRIEVYYLDDVPQELNPKIFKLAQVVDKIKTEYSIILDDDAVIDRKKLDELSVYEKDKSEWIATGIPFNYNIKGFYSKLISAFINSNSIFSYFSMSFLNENKTINGMFYILRTDILKKYSAFDEIKYWLCDDLALATYLLSKKVKIIQSTIFCNVRNTVPSLKRYILLMKRWLLFSNVYMKNAFSTKFLFIILLPTLLPTILLFFSFYLGLDYLVIILNLFIGKIALFHIVRLFIYQGREDETSSKKSLFTFSPQTTEILYELLSEFLLPFMLVYTLLTPPVILWRNKKIRVKDGKIHYEI, translated from the coding sequence ATGATAGAACTATTTTATTTTTTACTTACAATAACAATAATTTTACTTATCTTAAAATTGTTCTTTTCTTTTGCTTATTTCTATAAAATAGATAAGCTTGAAAAGACTGTAATAGATGAAAAGAAATACACTGTGCTTCAACCTATTCTATCAGGTGATCCTAGACTTGAAGAAGATTTAAAAGCTAATTTAAAAAATACCACTGATATGAATTTTATATGGCTTGTTGATAAAAGTGATAAAGTAGCCATAAACACAGTTGAAAGTATTTTAAAAGATAAAAATTATTCAAATAGAATTGAAGTCTATTACTTAGATGATGTTCCTCAGGAGTTAAACCCTAAGATATTTAAACTTGCTCAAGTTGTAGATAAGATTAAAACTGAGTACTCTATAATTTTAGATGATGATGCTGTAATAGATAGAAAAAAATTAGATGAATTGAGTGTATATGAAAAAGATAAATCTGAATGGATAGCAACAGGAATTCCTTTTAACTATAATATTAAAGGTTTTTATTCAAAATTAATCTCAGCCTTTATTAATTCCAATTCCATTTTTTCATATTTTTCTATGTCATTTTTAAACGAAAATAAGACTATAAATGGAATGTTCTATATTTTAAGAACTGATATTTTAAAAAAATATTCTGCCTTTGATGAGATAAAATATTGGCTTTGTGATGACTTAGCTCTAGCAACTTATTTACTTTCAAAGAAGGTAAAAATTATACAAAGTACGATTTTTTGTAATGTGAGAAATACAGTTCCAAGCTTAAAAAGATATATACTTCTTATGAAAAGATGGTTGCTATTTAGCAATGTATATATGAAAAATGCTTTTTCTACAAAATTTTTATTTATCATATTGCTTCCTACATTGCTTCCAACTATTTTATTATTTTTTAGTTTCTATTTAGGCTTAGATTACTTGGTAATAATACTTAATCTTTTTATAGGAAAAATAGCACTATTTCATATAGTGAGACTTTTTATTTATCAAGGTCGAGAAGATGAAACATCTTCTAAAAAATCTTTATTTACTTTTTCACCTCAAACTACTGAAATTCTATATGAATTGCTAAGTGAATTTTTATTACCTTTTATGTTAGTATATACTCTTTTAACTCCTCCTGTAATCCTATGGAGAAATAAAAAAATTAGAGTTAAAGATGGGAAGATACACTATGAAATTTAA
- the dnaX gene encoding DNA polymerase III subunit gamma/tau produces the protein MHITLYRKYRPSSFSEVSGENEIVKSLKLSLKNKSMAHAYLFSGPRGVGKTTIARLIAKGVNCLNLGEDGEPCNECKNCKAINEGRFSDLIEIDAASNRSIDEIRSLKEKINYQPVEGLKKVYIIDEAHMLTKEAFNALLKTLEEPPSHVMFILATTELDKILPTIISRCQRYDFKALDIEDMKSGLKHILKEENLSMSDEVYPLIYENSSGSMRDSISILERLIVTANGNEINLKIAEDTLGVTPSSRIKIFLDKLLNESEYNIINELEALANESFDIELFFKDLAKYCKNAIVKNELDIDKGLKIISTIYDVINKFKFEDDKKLVGYVIVADILANSTQTIVRTVTKVQKVTEDNDNTVVEAVKEKPKVQITIADVKSNWNSILDEAKKKRISYKVFLMGANPVRVEDNIIFITYDKKYLFPKEQMESEEYNKEFTEIIRKFFNENSLELKYEVIGQKKEEESGEEEFFKKIENYFKGNS, from the coding sequence ATGCATATTACACTTTATAGAAAATATAGACCAAGTAGTTTTTCAGAAGTATCTGGAGAAAATGAAATAGTAAAAAGTCTTAAATTATCTTTAAAAAACAAATCTATGGCTCATGCCTATCTTTTTTCAGGACCAAGAGGAGTTGGAAAGACTACCATTGCAAGACTTATTGCAAAGGGAGTGAATTGCTTAAACTTAGGTGAAGATGGAGAGCCTTGTAACGAATGTAAAAATTGTAAGGCTATAAATGAAGGAAGATTTTCTGACCTTATAGAAATTGACGCTGCTTCAAATAGAAGTATTGATGAAATAAGAAGTTTAAAAGAAAAGATTAATTATCAACCAGTGGAAGGTTTGAAAAAAGTATATATAATAGATGAAGCACATATGCTAACAAAAGAAGCATTTAATGCACTTCTAAAGACTTTGGAAGAGCCACCATCTCATGTAATGTTTATATTGGCAACGACAGAACTAGATAAGATATTACCTACTATAATTTCTCGTTGTCAAAGATATGATTTTAAAGCTCTTGATATAGAAGATATGAAGTCTGGACTGAAGCATATTTTAAAAGAAGAAAATTTATCTATGAGTGATGAAGTATATCCACTTATCTATGAAAATTCTTCTGGAAGTATGAGAGATTCAATTTCTATTTTAGAAAGACTTATAGTCACAGCCAATGGAAATGAGATAAATTTAAAGATAGCTGAAGATACTTTAGGAGTAACACCAAGTTCAAGAATAAAAATTTTTTTAGATAAGTTGTTAAATGAAAGCGAATATAATATAATAAATGAATTGGAAGCTTTAGCAAATGAATCTTTTGATATAGAATTATTTTTTAAAGACCTAGCTAAATACTGTAAAAATGCTATAGTTAAAAATGAATTAGATATAGATAAGGGCTTAAAAATAATATCAACTATCTATGATGTAATAAATAAATTCAAATTTGAAGATGATAAAAAACTTGTTGGCTATGTAATAGTTGCAGATATTTTAGCAAATTCAACTCAAACTATAGTAAGAACAGTAACCAAGGTTCAAAAAGTAACTGAAGATAATGATAATACTGTGGTAGAAGCTGTTAAAGAAAAGCCAAAAGTACAGATTACTATAGCTGATGTAAAAAGTAATTGGAACTCTATATTAGATGAAGCTAAAAAGAAGAGAATTTCATATAAAGTTTTCTTAATGGGAGCTAATCCTGTGAGAGTAGAGGATAATATTATATTCATAACTTATGATAAAAAATATTTATTTCCAAAAGAACAGATGGAAAGTGAAGAATATAATAAAGAATTTACAGAAATTATAAGGAAATTCTTCAATGAAAACAGCTTAGAATTAAAATATGAAGTTATTGGGCAGAAAAAAGAAGAAGAAAGTGGTGAGGAGGAATTCTTTAAAAAGATAGAAAATTACTTTAAGGGGAATTCCTAA
- a CDS encoding tetratricopeptide repeat protein, with translation MRKFLIISLLASSSIIFAGEAEDFKTVNELYKEKNFKSALIESEKFLEKYPESKHQKSMRDKVAKIYFLEKDYKKAEEVFKKLFVMEEKKSEKDEYASYLARINALQNKTDEARFYLREIKNEKTYQRALFAVGQDFLSKDNNDAAKDIYREVIDKKYENDKEAMMGLGIVNYNLKDYDKAIYWFSEFQKSKPKENKDMVSYLKASALYRKGNTEQAIVDFEELANTNPANDYSKKAILYLIEIYSNKKDEQKVSFYLEKIKGTKEYNTAMTMIGDLYVTKENYDKALQYYDQSDDKNNPRLIYGEAYSLYKSGKYEAALKRFQSLKNSDYYNQSIYHIFAINYKLKNFDEIIRDREIIRKVVVSQVDTDNIIRIIANSAYQVGNYKLAKDYYGRLFAVSPDKDNLFRVILLDSQMLDMEDLQIRFNQYNKLYSDDTEYKKDVYLYTGDAYYKAGQVERAEQIYKAYLSQDTNTEIISSLMSSLLDQQKYDEMNQYLSSVSDDNSLNYLKGVAAMGLKKYDEAETHFQKVLANGDKGLSTKVYLNRVRNFFLAERYNEAIQAGEQYLSRINPDKEKAIYSEMLDKIGLSYFRIGKYEQARSYYSKIASMKGYEVYGKFQIADSYYNEKNYAKAGELYKAIYNNYGETFYGEQAYYKYITTLSLLGNTDAFEREKNNFLSVYPNSNLRTTISNLSTNFYIESGDTEKAIEALDNSKSNTDDADVKENNTIKIIGLKLEKKDYKDMEKYLGEISDPEERAYYSAQYYAQKKDPKLVKEYETLLKSEKYKAYASKALGDYYFDKKDLAKSKKYYGTHVSVNKNPDEYVLYRLGQANEKENNLKMALADYKLVYEKKGKLAEDAMLRAAEIYDRQENNVEAEKLFTKLYATKGNKDLKAYSIEKLIYYKLLNEKTKEAKKYYDELKKLDAKRAEKFKAYF, from the coding sequence ATGAGAAAATTTTTAATAATATCACTTTTAGCTAGTTCTAGTATAATTTTTGCAGGAGAAGCTGAAGATTTTAAAACAGTTAACGAACTGTATAAAGAGAAAAATTTTAAATCAGCTCTTATAGAATCAGAGAAATTTTTGGAGAAATATCCTGAGTCTAAACATCAAAAGAGTATGAGAGATAAGGTTGCAAAAATTTACTTTTTAGAGAAAGATTATAAAAAAGCTGAAGAAGTATTTAAAAAGTTATTTGTAATGGAAGAAAAGAAATCTGAAAAAGATGAGTATGCTTCTTACCTAGCAAGAATAAATGCTTTACAAAACAAAACAGATGAAGCTAGATTTTACTTAAGAGAAATAAAAAATGAAAAAACTTATCAAAGAGCACTTTTTGCAGTAGGTCAAGATTTTTTATCTAAGGATAATAATGATGCTGCCAAAGATATTTACAGAGAAGTTATAGATAAAAAGTATGAAAATGATAAAGAAGCTATGATGGGATTAGGTATAGTAAACTATAATTTAAAAGATTATGATAAGGCTATCTATTGGTTTTCTGAATTTCAAAAATCTAAACCTAAAGAAAATAAGGACATGGTTTCCTATTTAAAAGCCTCAGCTCTTTACAGAAAAGGAAATACAGAACAAGCTATAGTAGATTTTGAAGAATTAGCAAATACAAATCCTGCTAATGATTATTCTAAAAAAGCAATACTATATTTAATTGAAATTTACAGCAATAAAAAAGATGAGCAAAAAGTAAGTTTCTATCTAGAAAAAATAAAGGGTACAAAAGAATATAATACTGCTATGACTATGATAGGAGACTTATATGTAACAAAGGAAAATTACGATAAGGCTCTTCAATACTATGATCAAAGTGATGATAAAAATAATCCAAGACTTATCTATGGAGAAGCTTATTCACTTTATAAGAGTGGTAAGTATGAAGCAGCCTTAAAGAGATTCCAATCATTAAAAAATAGTGATTATTACAACCAATCTATCTATCATATATTTGCTATAAATTATAAGTTAAAGAACTTTGATGAAATTATAAGAGATAGAGAAATTATAAGAAAAGTTGTAGTTAGCCAAGTTGATACAGATAATATCATAAGAATAATTGCAAACTCTGCATATCAAGTTGGAAACTATAAATTAGCAAAAGACTATTATGGTAGACTTTTTGCAGTTTCTCCTGATAAGGACAACCTATTTAGAGTAATATTACTAGATAGCCAAATGCTAGATATGGAAGACTTACAAATAAGATTTAATCAATATAATAAATTATATTCAGACGATACTGAATATAAGAAAGATGTATATTTATACACAGGAGATGCCTACTACAAGGCTGGTCAAGTTGAAAGAGCTGAACAAATCTATAAGGCATATTTGAGTCAAGATACAAACACAGAAATCATATCAAGTTTGATGTCTAGTTTATTAGACCAACAAAAATATGATGAGATGAATCAATACCTTTCAAGTGTAAGTGATGATAATAGTTTAAACTATTTAAAAGGTGTAGCAGCTATGGGACTAAAAAAATATGATGAAGCTGAAACACATTTCCAAAAAGTTCTAGCTAATGGAGATAAGGGGTTAAGTACAAAGGTTTATTTAAATAGAGTTAGAAACTTCTTCTTGGCTGAAAGATATAATGAAGCAATACAAGCTGGAGAACAATATCTATCTAGAATAAATCCTGATAAAGAAAAAGCTATATATAGTGAAATGTTAGATAAAATAGGCTTAAGTTACTTTAGAATAGGGAAATATGAACAAGCTAGATCTTACTATTCAAAAATAGCTAGCATGAAGGGTTATGAAGTTTATGGGAAATTCCAGATAGCGGATAGTTACTACAATGAAAAGAACTATGCTAAAGCAGGAGAACTATACAAAGCTATCTATAATAACTATGGAGAAACTTTCTATGGTGAGCAAGCTTACTATAAATACATAACTACTCTTAGTCTACTTGGAAACACTGATGCATTTGAAAGAGAAAAGAATAATTTCTTATCTGTATATCCAAACAGTAATTTAAGGACTACTATATCAAACTTAAGTACAAACTTCTATATAGAAAGTGGAGATACAGAAAAAGCTATAGAAGCTCTTGATAACTCTAAATCAAATACTGATGATGCAGATGTTAAAGAAAATAATACTATTAAAATAATAGGATTAAAATTAGAAAAGAAAGATTACAAGGATATGGAAAAATATCTAGGAGAGATATCAGATCCTGAAGAAAGAGCTTACTATTCAGCTCAATATTATGCACAAAAGAAAGACCCAAAACTTGTAAAAGAATATGAAACATTATTAAAATCTGAAAAGTACAAAGCTTATGCTTCAAAAGCTTTAGGAGATTATTATTTTGATAAAAAAGATTTAGCTAAGTCTAAAAAATACTATGGAACTCATGTTTCAGTAAATAAAAATCCTGATGAATATGTTCTATATAGATTAGGACAGGCAAACGAAAAAGAAAATAACTTGAAAATGGCTCTAGCTGACTACAAGTTAGTCTATGAAAAGAAAGGTAAACTAGCAGAAGATGCTATGCTAAGAGCAGCAGAAATATATGATAGACAAGAAAATAATGTGGAAGCAGAAAAATTATTTACAAAACTTTATGCAACAAAAGGAAATAAAGATTTAAAAGCTTATTCTATAGAAAAATTAATTTACTATAAACTTTTAAATGAAAAAACTAAAGAAGCTAAAAAATATTATGATGAGCTTAAAAAATTAGATGCTAAAAGAGCAGAAAAATTTAAAGCTTACTTTTAA
- a CDS encoding DUF116 domain-containing protein, producing the protein MEKFYINLLKSLLYILFMMTTKFKNPKLNNYFSQKFLEINNNYVLKKIKKKTNDKILILLPHCIQLYDCEYKITADINNCRVCGKCVVYNFVDIKNKYKNIDVKIATGGTLARKYVKDLRPDLIIAVACKRDLISGIRDAEPFLVYGVFNKIKNESCINTTVAIEDIYAILEEIS; encoded by the coding sequence GTGGAAAAATTTTATATAAATCTTTTAAAGTCTTTGTTATATATATTGTTTATGATGACAACTAAGTTTAAAAATCCAAAATTAAATAATTATTTTTCTCAAAAATTTCTAGAGATAAATAATAATTATGTATTAAAAAAGATAAAAAAGAAAACTAATGATAAAATTTTGATACTTTTACCTCATTGTATACAACTTTATGATTGTGAATATAAGATAACAGCAGATATAAATAATTGTAGAGTTTGTGGTAAATGTGTGGTCTATAATTTTGTTGATATAAAAAATAAATATAAAAATATAGATGTTAAGATAGCGACAGGAGGAACACTTGCAAGAAAGTATGTCAAAGATCTAAGACCTGATTTAATAATTGCAGTGGCTTGTAAAAGAGATTTAATAAGTGGAATAAGAGATGCAGAACCTTTTTTAGTCTATGGAGTTTTCAATAAGATAAAAAATGAATCTTGTATCAATACAACAGTTGCTATTGAAGATATCTATGCTATTTTAGAAGAAATAAGTTAA
- a CDS encoding MotA/TolQ/ExbB proton channel family protein yields the protein MQILKAGGILMYFILLMGIVGLYAILERFFYFASKERNNYSKLPSEAKQLIKEGKIKEAIIFFNSNKSSTSTVLKEILIYGYKENKETLSALEEKGKEKAIEQIKHLERNMWLLSLAANASPLLGLLGTVTGMITAFNSIALNGTGDAGILAKGISEALYTTAGGLFVAIPCMIFYNYFNKRIDLVVADIEKTCTELLNYFRE from the coding sequence ATGCAAATATTAAAAGCAGGCGGAATATTAATGTATTTTATTCTCTTAATGGGAATAGTAGGATTATATGCAATTTTGGAAAGATTCTTTTATTTTGCTTCAAAAGAAAGAAATAATTATTCTAAATTACCTTCAGAAGCAAAACAACTTATAAAAGAAGGAAAAATAAAAGAAGCTATAATTTTCTTTAATTCTAATAAATCATCAACTTCAACAGTTTTAAAAGAAATTTTAATCTATGGATATAAAGAAAATAAGGAAACATTATCAGCACTTGAAGAAAAAGGAAAAGAAAAAGCAATAGAACAGATAAAACATTTAGAAAGAAATATGTGGCTTTTATCTCTAGCAGCTAATGCTTCACCTCTATTGGGACTTTTAGGAACAGTTACAGGTATGATAACAGCCTTCAACTCTATAGCATTAAATGGAACAGGAGATGCTGGAATCTTAGCAAAAGGGATATCTGAAGCTCTATATACAACAGCAGGAGGGCTATTTGTGGCTATTCCTTGTATGATATTCTATAACTATTTTAATAAGAGAATAGATTTAGTAGTAGCTGATATAGAAAAAACTTGTACAGAATTGTTAAATTATTTCAGAGAGTAG
- a CDS encoding energy transducer TonB: protein MKKSDYICLFLSIIINIGIILALTVFSKDTQEILDAEQIKIGLVAVENDASTKFKGEKNVDAKKQNLDADSIEKKEEKTEKPEKPTEKKVEEIKTEKTVEKITEKPEKKAAEKPAEKPKEKTPEKPKEKPVEKEKTVEKKVEKLAEKGEKVVEKKDEKKASEKTASEKTSTKENSKKNSSESSDSKGTSKQEKPSLADLKKQISGSQPKTSNGGYSPTADPDGEEVVDRVLQNVTYSNGLVSGSKMGNSSDGRVVDWNAKNKAPEFPQAAKSSGKHGKLKIKLKVDKMGNVLSFVIVEGSGVPEIDAAVERVVGTWRVKLMKNGKPVNGTFYLNYNFDFK, encoded by the coding sequence ATGAAAAAGAGTGACTATATCTGTCTGTTTTTATCTATAATTATAAATATAGGAATTATACTTGCTTTAACAGTATTTTCAAAAGATACTCAAGAAATATTAGATGCTGAACAAATAAAAATTGGTTTGGTCGCAGTAGAAAATGATGCATCAACAAAGTTTAAAGGCGAAAAGAATGTAGATGCTAAAAAACAAAATTTAGATGCTGACAGTATAGAAAAGAAAGAAGAAAAAACTGAGAAACCAGAAAAACCTACAGAAAAGAAAGTTGAAGAAATTAAAACTGAAAAAACTGTAGAGAAAATTACAGAGAAACCAGAAAAGAAAGCGGCAGAAAAACCTGCTGAAAAGCCTAAGGAAAAAACTCCAGAAAAACCAAAAGAAAAGCCAGTTGAAAAAGAAAAAACTGTTGAGAAGAAAGTAGAGAAACTTGCTGAAAAGGGAGAAAAAGTAGTTGAGAAAAAAGATGAAAAGAAAGCTTCTGAAAAAACAGCTTCTGAAAAGACGTCAACTAAAGAGAATTCGAAGAAAAATTCTTCAGAAAGTTCAGACTCAAAAGGAACATCTAAACAAGAAAAACCTTCTCTAGCAGATTTAAAGAAACAAATATCAGGCTCACAACCTAAGACTTCTAATGGTGGATATAGCCCAACAGCTGATCCTGATGGAGAAGAAGTAGTTGATAGAGTTCTACAAAATGTAACTTATTCAAATGGTTTAGTTTCAGGAAGTAAGATGGGAAATTCTAGTGATGGAAGAGTAGTTGATTGGAATGCTAAAAATAAGGCACCTGAGTTCCCACAAGCAGCAAAATCTTCTGGAAAACATGGAAAGTTAAAGATAAAATTAAAAGTTGATAAGATGGGAAATGTTTTATCTTTCGTTATAGTTGAAGGAAGTGGAGTACCTGAAATAGATGCTGCAGTAGAAAGAGTTGTAGGAACTTGGAGAGTTAAACTTATGAAAAATGGTAAACCTGTAAACGGAACATTTTACTTAAATTATAATTTTGATTTTAAATAA
- a CDS encoding sigma-54-dependent transcriptional regulator, translating into MLLLGLRLDNDLKLEFENNFENDLVFVENMISFMDAIKNRKYEAIVIDERNSKEEALISLITKITELQKKVVIIILGEASNWRVIAGSIKAGAYDYILKPEIPKNIVKVVEKSVKDYKGLVEKVDKTKSTGEKLIGRSKLMIDLYKVIGKVANNSAPVLVTGERGTGKTSVAKAIHQFSNVHDKPIISVNCNSYRANLLERKLFGYEKGSFEGAAFSQYGELEKAEGGILHLANIESLSLDMQSKILFLLEENRFFRLGGMEPINAFVRIIASTSVNLEELIDKGLFIDELYRKLKVLEINIPNLRDRKDDIPFIIDHYMPECNREMEKNIKGVTKMALKKLLRYDWPGNVNELKNAIKYAVAMCRGSSILIEDLPPNVIGEKVITSKEEIRALSIENLIKNEISQLKSKNKKSDYYFEIISKIEKELIKQILEITNGKKVETAEILGITRNTLRTKMNYYDLE; encoded by the coding sequence ATGCTATTATTAGGACTTCGCTTAGATAATGACTTAAAATTAGAGTTTGAAAATAATTTTGAAAATGATTTAGTATTTGTTGAAAATATGATATCTTTTATGGACGCTATAAAAAATAGAAAATATGAAGCTATAGTAATAGATGAAAGAAATTCAAAAGAAGAAGCACTTATCAGTTTAATAACAAAAATTACTGAACTTCAAAAAAAGGTGGTAATAATTATTTTAGGAGAGGCATCAAACTGGAGAGTTATTGCAGGAAGTATAAAAGCAGGGGCCTATGACTATATATTAAAACCAGAAATACCTAAAAATATTGTGAAAGTGGTAGAAAAATCTGTAAAAGATTACAAAGGTTTGGTAGAAAAAGTTGATAAAACAAAGAGTACAGGGGAAAAATTAATAGGGAGAAGTAAACTTATGATAGACCTTTATAAAGTTATAGGGAAAGTTGCCAATAACTCTGCTCCTGTTTTAGTTACAGGAGAAAGAGGAACAGGAAAAACGAGTGTAGCAAAGGCTATACACCAATTTAGTAATGTTCATGATAAACCTATTATAAGTGTAAACTGTAATTCATATAGAGCAAACCTATTAGAAAGAAAATTATTTGGTTATGAGAAAGGCTCATTTGAAGGAGCAGCTTTTAGCCAATATGGTGAGTTAGAAAAGGCTGAAGGAGGAATACTTCATCTAGCGAATATAGAATCTTTAAGCCTTGATATGCAATCTAAAATACTATTCTTACTTGAAGAAAATAGATTTTTTAGATTAGGTGGAATGGAGCCAATAAATGCTTTTGTTAGAATAATAGCATCTACAAGTGTAAATCTTGAAGAACTTATAGATAAAGGACTATTTATAGATGAACTTTATAGAAAATTAAAAGTTTTAGAAATAAATATTCCTAATTTAAGAGACAGAAAAGATGACATACCTTTTATTATAGACCACTATATGCCAGAGTGTAATAGAGAAATGGAAAAAAATATAAAGGGTGTAACAAAGATGGCCTTGAAAAAGTTACTGAGATATGATTGGCCAGGTAATGTAAATGAATTAAAAAATGCAATAAAATATGCAGTTGCAATGTGTAGAGGTTCTAGTATTTTGATAGAAGACTTACCACCTAATGTAATAGGTGAAAAAGTAATCACTTCAAAAGAAGAAATTAGAGCACTCTCTATTGAAAATTTAATTAAAAATGAAATAAGTCAATTAAAGAGTAAAAATAAGAAAAGTGATTATTACTTTGAAATAATCTCAAAGATTGAAAAAGAATTGATTAAGCAAATACTTGAAATAACTAATGGAAAGAAAGTAGAGACGGCTGAGATTTTAGGAATAACAAGAAATACTTTAAGAACTAAAATGAATTATTATGATTTGGAGTAA
- a CDS encoding PepSY domain-containing protein, whose product MKKILIVGAIILGSIGFSTSALAAISEQQAKDIALKEAQGGQITKFKLDREKGRMVYEVEVMNGNVENDYEIDAETGAIVKFEQEQKGAGKAKSVNEPKISYDKAKEIALKNSKNGKFKEIELKHKNGVLVYDVEIAEGFADREFLIDANTGEILREKKDF is encoded by the coding sequence ATGAAAAAAATACTAATAGTAGGAGCAATAATTTTAGGAAGTATAGGATTTTCAACAAGTGCTTTAGCAGCAATAAGTGAACAACAAGCAAAGGATATAGCTTTAAAAGAAGCACAAGGTGGACAAATAACTAAATTCAAACTAGATAGAGAAAAAGGAAGAATGGTTTATGAAGTTGAAGTAATGAATGGAAATGTTGAAAATGACTATGAAATCGACGCTGAAACAGGAGCAATAGTAAAATTTGAACAAGAACAAAAAGGAGCTGGAAAAGCTAAATCAGTAAATGAACCAAAAATTTCTTATGATAAAGCAAAAGAAATTGCATTAAAAAATTCTAAAAATGGAAAATTTAAAGAAATTGAATTAAAACATAAAAATGGTGTATTAGTGTATGATGTAGAAATTGCTGAAGGATTTGCAGATAGAGAATTTCTTATAGATGCTAACACAGGAGAAATCTTAAGAGAGAAAAAAGATTTCTAA